The following proteins are co-located in the Limanda limanda chromosome 5, fLimLim1.1, whole genome shotgun sequence genome:
- the anapc7 gene encoding anaphase-promoting complex subunit 7, with product MNVIDHVRDMAAAGLHSNVRILSSLLLTMSNNNPELFSPAQKYQLLVYHADAIFHDKEYRNAACKYSMALQQKKVLSKTSKVRTSTGGAAANLQAQSLPSEIEVKYKIAECYTILKLDKDAIAVLDGIPSRQRTPKINMMLANLYRKAGQERSAVTSYKEVLRQCPLALDGIIGLLSLSVKGAEVASMTMDVIQSIPNLDWLSVWIKAYAFIHSGDNQRAINTICSLEKKSLLRDNVDLLVSLADVYFRAGDTKNAILKFEQAQMLDPYLIKGMDVYGYLMAREGHLEDVEVLGGRLFNISDQHAEPWVISGCHSFYSKRYSRALYLGAKAIQLNSNSVQALLLKGAALRNMGRVQEAIIHFREAMRLAPCRLDCYEGLIDCYLASNGIREAMGMANNIYKTLGANAQTLTILATVCLEDPVTQEKAKTLLDKALAQRPDYTKAVVKKAELLSREQKYEEGIALLRNALANQSDCVLHRMLGDFLLAVNDYQEAMDQYSIALSLDPNDQKSLEGMQKMEKEESPTDATVELDGDDMEGSGEDGDLEGSDSEAAQWADQEQWFGMQ from the exons ATGAATGTGATAGATCATGTGCGGGACATGGCGGCCGCCGGCCTCCACTCCAATGTCCGGATCCTGAGCAGCTTGCTGCTGACGATGAGTAATAACAATCC GGAGCTGTTCTCTCCGGCCCAGAAGTATCAGCTGTTGGTTTACCACGCTGATGCCATCTTCCACGATAAGGAATATCGTAATGCTGCCTGCAAATACAGTATGGCCTTGCAGCAGAAGAAGGTGCTCAGCAAAACCTCGAAAGTCCGCACTTCTACCGGGGGAGCAGCCGCTAACCTGCAGGCACAG AGTTTGCCGTCAGAAATTGAGGTGAAGTACAAGATAGCTGAATGCTACACCATCTTGAAACTGGACAAAGATGCTATTGCAGTGCTTGATGGAATTCCATCCAGACAGAGGACTCCAAAG ATCAACATGATGTTGGCTAACCTGTATAGGAAAGCTGGCCAGGAGCGTTCTGCTGTGACAAGCTACAAAGAGGTTCTGAGACAGTGTCCACTCGCCCTGGATGGAATCATAG gtcttctctctctgtcggtCAAAGGAGCTGAAGTTGCGTCCATGACTATGGACGTGATCCAGAGTATCCCCAACCTGGACTGGCTCTCTGTTTGGATTAAAGCTTATGCCTTCATACACTCAGGGGACAATCAAAGAGCCATCAACACCATTTG CTCTCTGGAGAAGAAGTCTCTCCTGCGGGACAACGTGGACCTCCTGGTGAGCCTGGCAGATGTCTACTTTAGGGCAGGGGACACCAAAAATGCCATCCTCAAATTTGAACAAGCTCAGATGCTGGACCCGTACCTCATCAAAG GAATGGATGTGTATGGCTACCTGATGGCACGTGAGGGACACCTGGAGGATGTCGAGGTGCTGGGAGGACGgttatttaatatttcagacCAGCATGCTGAACCGTGGGTGATCTCTGG TTGTCACAGCTTTTACAGCAAGCGTTACTCCAGAGCCCTCTACCTGGGAGCCAAGGCCATTCAGCTGAACAGCAACAGTGTCCAGGCTCTCCTCCTCAAGGGGGCAGCACTGAGAAACATGGGCCGTGTTCAAGAAGCCATCATCCATTTTAGAGAGGCCATGCGTTTGGCACCATGCCGACTGGACTGCTATGAAG GCTTGATTGACTGTTACTTGGCATCCAATGGGATTCGAGAGGCGATGGGAATGGCAAATAACATCTATAAGACTCTTGGTGCCAATGCACAGACTCTGACCATCCTCGCCACAGTGTGCCTGGAAGATCCTGTGACTCAGGAGAAAGCCAAAACCCTGCTCGACAAAGCACTGGCCCAGAGGCCCGACTACACCAAGGCTGTGGTCAAAAAGGCGGAACTGCTGA gtcgggAACAGAAATATGAAGAGGGGATTGCTCTCCTCCGGAATGCCCTGGCCAATCAGAGTGATTGTGTCCTGCATAGAATGCTGGGAGATTTTCTTTTAGCCGTCAATGATTACCAAGAAGCCATGGATCAGTACAGCATAGCACTAAG CCTTGATCCCAATGACCAGAAGTCTTTAGAAGGCATGcagaagatggagaaagaggagagtcCAACAGACGCCACGGTGGAGCTGGACGGGGACGACATGGAGGGCAGCGGAGAGGACGGAGACCTGGAGGGCAGTGACAGTGAAGCCGCCCAGTGGGCTGATCAGGAACAGTGGTTTGGAATGCAGTGA
- the LOC133001231 gene encoding ubiquitin-conjugating enzyme E2 G1-like, producing the protein MTEQSALLLRKQLAELNKNPVEGFSAGLIDDDDIYKWEVVIIGPQDTLFEGGFFKAYLTFPYDYPLRPPKMKFITELWHPNVAKNGDVCISILHEPGEDKFGYEKPEERWLPIHTVETIMISVISMLADPNSDSPANVDAAKEWREDPNGEFKRKVARCVRKSQEMAFD; encoded by the exons ATGACCGAACAATCAGCACTACTTCTTCGAAAACAACTGGCAG AGCTCAACAAGAACCCCGTGGAGGGCTTTTCAGCTGGTCTCATAGACGATGATGACATATACAAATGGGAGGTTGTGATCATTGGTCCACAAGATACCCTTTT TGAAGGAGGCTTTTTCAAAGCATACCTAACCTTCCCTTATGATTATCCACTACGGCCTCCAAAGATGAAGTTTATCACTGAACTCTGGCACCCGAACG TTGCAAAGAATGGGGATGTTTGCATCTCAATCCTGCACGAGCCGGGCGAAGATAAGTTTGGTTATGAAAAGCCTGAGGAGCGTTGGCTTCCCATCCACACCGTAGAGACAATCATGATTAGTGTTATCTCCATGCTGGCGGACCCCAACAGCGATTCACCAGCTAATGTGGATGCGGCG AAAGAGTGGAGGGAGGACCCCAACGGTGAATTTAAGAGGAAGGTGGCTCGCTGTGTAAGAAAAAGTCAAGAGATGGCGTTTGATTAG